One genomic segment of Sminthopsis crassicaudata isolate SCR6 chromosome 2, ASM4859323v1, whole genome shotgun sequence includes these proteins:
- the LOC141556983 gene encoding rho GTPase-activating protein 7-like isoform X4 yields the protein MQFPIDIQTVRRDHEFLDQDAFEALYRRLNTLNKCAEMKVEFSCQRRRSDESEDDEPCAISSRWAYERCSRRWSRLDSLEVFPGGAGSSGSPVLERVPRILSRGIEEPASLEPEEKPDASSVSSSSSSDSDAPFSRTLEDAETPPESSHFSYTNKLSSPASSPSSSPSPIETLNVAGEDPPPAEKTLQPNRGKSFLRKMEKLRLRTGSKHGGIPRARPPISGPVLLEGFDDDKLRSLNCVSIGREMGACPSSPPICGSSSGSQSETSSTVSTPSPVTRVRSHRQRDGEPNLSPPSPWAVTEQNLQNQLFQVPVGHKPGTFPKDLTLNSPPPLDHPSVNWRTGSFHGCHRNRFGISSKEMEPPYCLPRLPDNRLSVYDNVPVLVLGRTEGVGTLDNDLILDFDHLMEDMNELQRLESQWAKKDSYFGDFDFTSSPNITASPAQILLEITEPSGETISGSRPGGGTEHHRKRDSPWDSPKSSCSLKSDTASSNPCRPRKWKWSTEETTGLTKSFLQVEEQSALQLSYLKSVAMLNLSAIMEKNPLSSKQGWNWPVPKFIRKNKYSDFKGKNVFGVPLLLVVQRTGHPLPPGIFQAMEYLRAQFLDQVGLFRKSGVKSRIMSLREMNEAHPDHVDYEGQSAFDVADMVKQYFRDLPEPIFTSKICESILHIYQYLPKEEQFNAVQAAILLLPDENREALIILLFFLRDVVRFVEENQMTPTNVAVCLAPSLFHLTSVASFRSDNPTSSRSSQKKYHVGKPDQRDLSENLAATQGLAHMIAECHQLFQLPTSYLESNRCQKPPFSEKSLVSHSVTLRSLEKSIQDLLRDSKDKFRTWASRFCLDNVEVANKKVEENSHLLLWKASMDIHAAPQAILLRVLKAQLSWDHTLHQAVVLEVLNEEADIYHYTVKSMTPLPPQDYVVLRTWKSYPQNNCYVIAATSVWCEAAELHGVLGEVILCQYLIEMVGPEKSRVTHICRKDTRGRTSKWYRNVFGHMCAAELLRLKDSFQSSNSDVK from the exons ATGCAGTTTCCCATTGACATCCAAACTGTGAGACGTGATCACGAGTTCCTAGACCAGGATGCCTTTGAGGCTCTTTACAG GCGACTAAACACCCTGAACAAATGTGCAGAGATGAAGGTGGAGTTCAGCTGCCAGAGGAGGAGG AGTGATGAGTCGGAGGATGATGAACCATGTGCTATCAGCAGCAGGTGGGCCTATGAGCGCTGCAGCCGGCGCTGGTCCCGCCTGGACAGCCTGGAGGTCTTCCCCGGGGGGGCTGGTTCGTCGGGCAGCCCTGTCCTGGAGAGAGTGCCGAGGATCCTGAGCAGGGGCATTGAGGAGCCAGCCTCCCTGGAGCCCGAGGAGAAGCCAGACGCCTCTTCTGTGAGTAGCTCCAGCAGCAGTGACAGTGATGCTCCCTTTTCCAGGACCCTGGAGGATGCTGAGACTCCTCCTGAGTCGTCCCACTTTTCTTACACCAACAAGCTCTCTTCACCTGCTTCTAGTCCCAGCTCTTCCCCATCCCCCATAGAGACTCTGAATGTTGCTGGTGAAGATCCACCTCCTGCAGAGAAGACCCTCCAACCCAACCGAGGCAAGAGCTTCTTGAGAAAGATGGAGAAGTTGCGGCTCCGCACAGGGTCCAAGCACGGCGGGATTCCACGGGCCCGTCCTCCCATCAGTGGGCCAGTCCTCCTTGAGGGCTTCGACGATGACAAGCTCCGCAGTCTCAATTGTGTGAGCATTGGTAGAGAGATGGGAGCTTGCCCATCCTCACCACCAATCTGCGGTAGCAGCAGTGGGAGCCAGTCTGAGACCAGCAGCACCGTGAGCACTCCGAGTCCTGTGACTCGGGTCCGCAGTCACAGGCAGAGGGATGGAGAGCCCAACTTAAGTCCCCCCTCACCATGGGCTGTGACTGAGCAGAACCTTCAGAACCAGTTGTTCCAGGTGCCAGTGGGTCATAAACCTGGCACCTTCCCCAAGGATCTGACCCTTAACTCCCCACCCCCATTAGATCACCCTTCGGTCAATTGGCGGACGGGCAGTTTCCATGGCTGTCACCGGAATCGGTTTGGAATCAGCTCCAAGGAGATGGAACCCCCCTATTGTCTACCTAGGCTGCCAGATAATCGGCTCAGTGTCTATGACAATGTGCCAGTACTGGTCCTTGGCAGGACAGAGGGTGTCGGGACCCTTGACAATGATCTCATCTTAGATTTTGACCATCTGATGGAAGATATGAATGAACTACAGAGGTTAGAGAGTCAGTGGGCAAAGAAGGATTCATACTTTGGGGACTTTGACTTTACCAGCTCCCCAAACATAACTGCCTCCCCTGCCCAAATCCTCCTGGAGATTACGGAGCCTTCTGGGGAGACAATCTCTGGGTCCAGGCCTGGTGGAGGGACAGAGCATCACCGTAAAAGAGACAGCCCTTGGGACTCTCCCAAATCATCATGCTCACTGAAGTCTGATACTGCCTCCTCAAACCCCTGCAG GCCCAGAAAATGGAAATGGTCAACAGAAGAAACAACCGGCCTGACCAAGTCCTTCCTGCAGGTTGAAGAACAGTCAGCTCTACAACTCAGTTATTTAAAGAGTGTGGCTATGTTAAATCTCTCTGCCATCATGGAAAAAAATCCTCTATCCAGCAAACAGGGCTGGAACTG GCCGGTTCCCAAGTTCATCAGGAAGAACAAATATTCTGATTTTAAGGGCAAGAATGTGTTTGGAGTTCCATTACTACTAGTTGTCCAGAGGACAGGCCATCCACTCCCTCCAGGCATTTTCCAAGCTATGGAGTATCTGAGAGCACAGTTCTTGGACCAG GTTGGTTTGTTCAGGAAATCAGGGGTGAAGTCTCGAATCATGTCCCTTCGGGAGATGAATGAAGCCCACCCAGACCATGTGGACTATGAAGGTCAGTCTGCCTTTGATGTAGCTGACATGGTGAAGCAGTATTTCCGTGACCTCCCGGAGCCCATCTTTACTAGCAAGATCTGTGAATCAATCCTTCATATATACCAAT aTCTACCTAAGGAAGAACAGTTTAATGCTGTGCAAGCGGCCATTCTCCTACTTCCAGATGAAAACCGAGAAGCCTTGAttatccttctcttcttcctccgaGACGTTGTAAGATTTGTGGAGGAGAACCAGATGACTCCCACCAACGTTGCAGTCTGCCTCGCCCCATCTCTTTTCCATCTCACGTCTGTCGCTTCCTTTCGGTCAGATAATCCCACATCTTCCAG GTCCAGTCAGAAGAAATACCATGTGGGCAAACCTGATCAGAGAGACCTGAGCGAGAATCTGGCTGCTACCCAGGGCCTGGCACACATGATAGCAGAATGCCACCAGCTCTTTCAG CTGCCTACAAGTTACTTGGAATCCAACAGATGCCAGAAACCCCCATTCTCTGAAAAAAGCCTGGTCAGTCACTCAGTGACATTGAGATCTTTGGAGAAGTCCATTCAGGACCTGCTTCGAGATTCCAAGGACAAGTTCCGAACCTGGGCTAGCCGCTTTTGCTTGGATAATGTGGAAGTGGCCAATAAAAAG GTGGAAGAGAACTCTCACTTACTTCTGTGGAAAGCCTCCATGGACATCCATGCTGCCCCTCAGGCTATCCTCCTTCGGGTGCTTAAAGCCCAGCTGTCCTGGGACCACACTCTGCATCAGGCTGTTGTCTTAGAAGTGCTGAATGAAGAGGCTGATATTTACCACTACACAGTGAAAAGCATGACGCCGCTCCCTCCTCAGGACTACGTGGTGCTGCG gaCCTGGAAGTCATATCCCCAGAATAATTGCTATGTTATAGCTGCAACCTCTGTATGGTGTGAAGCTGCTGAACTACATGGAGTCTTGGGAGAAGTCATCTTGTGTCAGTATCTGATTGAAATGGTGGGACCTGAAAAATCTCGAGTGACTCATATATGCAGGAAAGATACCAG AGGACGGACTTCTAAATGGTACAGGAATGTTTTCGGGCATATGTGTGCAGCTGAATTGCTCAGGTTAAAAGACTCTTTTCAGTCTTCGAACTCAGATGTCAAATAA
- the LOC141556983 gene encoding rho GTPase-activating protein 7-like isoform X5, which translates to MKVEFSCQRRRSDESEDDEPCAISSRWAYERCSRRWSRLDSLEVFPGGAGSSGSPVLERVPRILSRGIEEPASLEPEEKPDASSVSSSSSSDSDAPFSRTLEDAETPPESSHFSYTNKLSSPASSPSSSPSPIETLNVAGEDPPPAEKTLQPNRGKSFLRKMEKLRLRTGSKHGGIPRARPPISGPVLLEGFDDDKLRSLNCVSIGREMGACPSSPPICGSSSGSQSETSSTVSTPSPVTRVRSHRQRDGEPNLSPPSPWAVTEQNLQNQLFQVPVGHKPGTFPKDLTLNSPPPLDHPSVNWRTGSFHGCHRNRFGISSKEMEPPYCLPRLPDNRLSVYDNVPVLVLGRTEGVGTLDNDLILDFDHLMEDMNELQRLESQWAKKDSYFGDFDFTSSPNITASPAQILLEITEPSGETISGSRPGGGTEHHRKRDSPWDSPKSSCSLKSDTASSNPCRPRKWKWSTEETTGLTKSFLQVEEQSALQLSYLKSVAMLNLSAIMEKNPLSSKQGWNWPVPKFIRKNKYSDFKGKNVFGVPLLLVVQRTGHPLPPGIFQAMEYLRAQFLDQVGLFRKSGVKSRIMSLREMNEAHPDHVDYEGQSAFDVADMVKQYFRDLPEPIFTSKICESILHIYQYLPKEEQFNAVQAAILLLPDENREALIILLFFLRDVVRFVEENQMTPTNVAVCLAPSLFHLTSVASFRSDNPTSSRSSQKKYHVGKPDQRDLSENLAATQGLAHMIAECHQLFQLPTSYLESNRCQKPPFSEKSLVSHSVTLRSLEKSIQDLLRDSKDKFRTWASRFCLDNVEVANKKVEENSHLLLWKASMDIHAAPQAILLRVLKAQLSWDHTLHQAVVLEVLNEEADIYHYTVKSMTPLPPQDYVVLRTWKSYPQNNCYVIAATSVWCEAAELHGVLGEVILCQYLIEMVGPEKSRVTHICRKDTRGRTSKWYRNVFGHMCAAELLRLKDSFQSSNSDVK; encoded by the exons ATGAAGGTGGAGTTCAGCTGCCAGAGGAGGAGG AGTGATGAGTCGGAGGATGATGAACCATGTGCTATCAGCAGCAGGTGGGCCTATGAGCGCTGCAGCCGGCGCTGGTCCCGCCTGGACAGCCTGGAGGTCTTCCCCGGGGGGGCTGGTTCGTCGGGCAGCCCTGTCCTGGAGAGAGTGCCGAGGATCCTGAGCAGGGGCATTGAGGAGCCAGCCTCCCTGGAGCCCGAGGAGAAGCCAGACGCCTCTTCTGTGAGTAGCTCCAGCAGCAGTGACAGTGATGCTCCCTTTTCCAGGACCCTGGAGGATGCTGAGACTCCTCCTGAGTCGTCCCACTTTTCTTACACCAACAAGCTCTCTTCACCTGCTTCTAGTCCCAGCTCTTCCCCATCCCCCATAGAGACTCTGAATGTTGCTGGTGAAGATCCACCTCCTGCAGAGAAGACCCTCCAACCCAACCGAGGCAAGAGCTTCTTGAGAAAGATGGAGAAGTTGCGGCTCCGCACAGGGTCCAAGCACGGCGGGATTCCACGGGCCCGTCCTCCCATCAGTGGGCCAGTCCTCCTTGAGGGCTTCGACGATGACAAGCTCCGCAGTCTCAATTGTGTGAGCATTGGTAGAGAGATGGGAGCTTGCCCATCCTCACCACCAATCTGCGGTAGCAGCAGTGGGAGCCAGTCTGAGACCAGCAGCACCGTGAGCACTCCGAGTCCTGTGACTCGGGTCCGCAGTCACAGGCAGAGGGATGGAGAGCCCAACTTAAGTCCCCCCTCACCATGGGCTGTGACTGAGCAGAACCTTCAGAACCAGTTGTTCCAGGTGCCAGTGGGTCATAAACCTGGCACCTTCCCCAAGGATCTGACCCTTAACTCCCCACCCCCATTAGATCACCCTTCGGTCAATTGGCGGACGGGCAGTTTCCATGGCTGTCACCGGAATCGGTTTGGAATCAGCTCCAAGGAGATGGAACCCCCCTATTGTCTACCTAGGCTGCCAGATAATCGGCTCAGTGTCTATGACAATGTGCCAGTACTGGTCCTTGGCAGGACAGAGGGTGTCGGGACCCTTGACAATGATCTCATCTTAGATTTTGACCATCTGATGGAAGATATGAATGAACTACAGAGGTTAGAGAGTCAGTGGGCAAAGAAGGATTCATACTTTGGGGACTTTGACTTTACCAGCTCCCCAAACATAACTGCCTCCCCTGCCCAAATCCTCCTGGAGATTACGGAGCCTTCTGGGGAGACAATCTCTGGGTCCAGGCCTGGTGGAGGGACAGAGCATCACCGTAAAAGAGACAGCCCTTGGGACTCTCCCAAATCATCATGCTCACTGAAGTCTGATACTGCCTCCTCAAACCCCTGCAG GCCCAGAAAATGGAAATGGTCAACAGAAGAAACAACCGGCCTGACCAAGTCCTTCCTGCAGGTTGAAGAACAGTCAGCTCTACAACTCAGTTATTTAAAGAGTGTGGCTATGTTAAATCTCTCTGCCATCATGGAAAAAAATCCTCTATCCAGCAAACAGGGCTGGAACTG GCCGGTTCCCAAGTTCATCAGGAAGAACAAATATTCTGATTTTAAGGGCAAGAATGTGTTTGGAGTTCCATTACTACTAGTTGTCCAGAGGACAGGCCATCCACTCCCTCCAGGCATTTTCCAAGCTATGGAGTATCTGAGAGCACAGTTCTTGGACCAG GTTGGTTTGTTCAGGAAATCAGGGGTGAAGTCTCGAATCATGTCCCTTCGGGAGATGAATGAAGCCCACCCAGACCATGTGGACTATGAAGGTCAGTCTGCCTTTGATGTAGCTGACATGGTGAAGCAGTATTTCCGTGACCTCCCGGAGCCCATCTTTACTAGCAAGATCTGTGAATCAATCCTTCATATATACCAAT aTCTACCTAAGGAAGAACAGTTTAATGCTGTGCAAGCGGCCATTCTCCTACTTCCAGATGAAAACCGAGAAGCCTTGAttatccttctcttcttcctccgaGACGTTGTAAGATTTGTGGAGGAGAACCAGATGACTCCCACCAACGTTGCAGTCTGCCTCGCCCCATCTCTTTTCCATCTCACGTCTGTCGCTTCCTTTCGGTCAGATAATCCCACATCTTCCAG GTCCAGTCAGAAGAAATACCATGTGGGCAAACCTGATCAGAGAGACCTGAGCGAGAATCTGGCTGCTACCCAGGGCCTGGCACACATGATAGCAGAATGCCACCAGCTCTTTCAG CTGCCTACAAGTTACTTGGAATCCAACAGATGCCAGAAACCCCCATTCTCTGAAAAAAGCCTGGTCAGTCACTCAGTGACATTGAGATCTTTGGAGAAGTCCATTCAGGACCTGCTTCGAGATTCCAAGGACAAGTTCCGAACCTGGGCTAGCCGCTTTTGCTTGGATAATGTGGAAGTGGCCAATAAAAAG GTGGAAGAGAACTCTCACTTACTTCTGTGGAAAGCCTCCATGGACATCCATGCTGCCCCTCAGGCTATCCTCCTTCGGGTGCTTAAAGCCCAGCTGTCCTGGGACCACACTCTGCATCAGGCTGTTGTCTTAGAAGTGCTGAATGAAGAGGCTGATATTTACCACTACACAGTGAAAAGCATGACGCCGCTCCCTCCTCAGGACTACGTGGTGCTGCG gaCCTGGAAGTCATATCCCCAGAATAATTGCTATGTTATAGCTGCAACCTCTGTATGGTGTGAAGCTGCTGAACTACATGGAGTCTTGGGAGAAGTCATCTTGTGTCAGTATCTGATTGAAATGGTGGGACCTGAAAAATCTCGAGTGACTCATATATGCAGGAAAGATACCAG AGGACGGACTTCTAAATGGTACAGGAATGTTTTCGGGCATATGTGTGCAGCTGAATTGCTCAGGTTAAAAGACTCTTTTCAGTCTTCGAACTCAGATGTCAAATAA
- the LOC141556983 gene encoding rho GTPase-activating protein 7-like isoform X3 — MIVTQIEAKEACEWLRAAGFPQYAQLFDDMQFPIDIQTVRRDHEFLDQDAFEALYRRLNTLNKCAEMKVEFSCQRRRSDESEDDEPCAISSRWAYERCSRRWSRLDSLEVFPGGAGSSGSPVLERVPRILSRGIEEPASLEPEEKPDASSVSSSSSSDSDAPFSRTLEDAETPPESSHFSYTNKLSSPASSPSSSPSPIETLNVAGEDPPPAEKTLQPNRGKSFLRKMEKLRLRTGSKHGGIPRARPPISGPVLLEGFDDDKLRSLNCVSIGREMGACPSSPPICGSSSGSQSETSSTVSTPSPVTRVRSHRQRDGEPNLSPPSPWAVTEQNLQNQLFQVPVGHKPGTFPKDLTLNSPPPLDHPSVNWRTGSFHGCHRNRFGISSKEMEPPYCLPRLPDNRLSVYDNVPVLVLGRTEGVGTLDNDLILDFDHLMEDMNELQRLESQWAKKDSYFGDFDFTSSPNITASPAQILLEITEPSGETISGSRPGGGTEHHRKRDSPWDSPKSSCSLKSDTASSNPCRPRKWKWSTEETTGLTKSFLQVEEQSALQLSYLKSVAMLNLSAIMEKNPLSSKQGWNWPVPKFIRKNKYSDFKGKNVFGVPLLLVVQRTGHPLPPGIFQAMEYLRAQFLDQVGLFRKSGVKSRIMSLREMNEAHPDHVDYEGQSAFDVADMVKQYFRDLPEPIFTSKICESILHIYQYLPKEEQFNAVQAAILLLPDENREALIILLFFLRDVVRFVEENQMTPTNVAVCLAPSLFHLTSVASFRSDNPTSSRSSQKKYHVGKPDQRDLSENLAATQGLAHMIAECHQLFQLPTSYLESNRCQKPPFSEKSLVSHSVTLRSLEKSIQDLLRDSKDKFRTWASRFCLDNVEVANKKVEENSHLLLWKASMDIHAAPQAILLRVLKAQLSWDHTLHQAVVLEVLNEEADIYHYTVKSMTPLPPQDYVVLRTWKSYPQNNCYVIAATSVWCEAAELHGVLGEVILCQYLIEMVGPEKSRVTHICRKDTRGRTSKWYRNVFGHMCAAELLRLKDSFQSSNSDVK, encoded by the exons AAATTGAAGCCAAGGAGGCCTGTGAGTGGCTGAGGGCAGCCGGTTTCCCCCAGTATGCTCAGTTATTTGATG ATATGCAGTTTCCCATTGACATCCAAACTGTGAGACGTGATCACGAGTTCCTAGACCAGGATGCCTTTGAGGCTCTTTACAG GCGACTAAACACCCTGAACAAATGTGCAGAGATGAAGGTGGAGTTCAGCTGCCAGAGGAGGAGG AGTGATGAGTCGGAGGATGATGAACCATGTGCTATCAGCAGCAGGTGGGCCTATGAGCGCTGCAGCCGGCGCTGGTCCCGCCTGGACAGCCTGGAGGTCTTCCCCGGGGGGGCTGGTTCGTCGGGCAGCCCTGTCCTGGAGAGAGTGCCGAGGATCCTGAGCAGGGGCATTGAGGAGCCAGCCTCCCTGGAGCCCGAGGAGAAGCCAGACGCCTCTTCTGTGAGTAGCTCCAGCAGCAGTGACAGTGATGCTCCCTTTTCCAGGACCCTGGAGGATGCTGAGACTCCTCCTGAGTCGTCCCACTTTTCTTACACCAACAAGCTCTCTTCACCTGCTTCTAGTCCCAGCTCTTCCCCATCCCCCATAGAGACTCTGAATGTTGCTGGTGAAGATCCACCTCCTGCAGAGAAGACCCTCCAACCCAACCGAGGCAAGAGCTTCTTGAGAAAGATGGAGAAGTTGCGGCTCCGCACAGGGTCCAAGCACGGCGGGATTCCACGGGCCCGTCCTCCCATCAGTGGGCCAGTCCTCCTTGAGGGCTTCGACGATGACAAGCTCCGCAGTCTCAATTGTGTGAGCATTGGTAGAGAGATGGGAGCTTGCCCATCCTCACCACCAATCTGCGGTAGCAGCAGTGGGAGCCAGTCTGAGACCAGCAGCACCGTGAGCACTCCGAGTCCTGTGACTCGGGTCCGCAGTCACAGGCAGAGGGATGGAGAGCCCAACTTAAGTCCCCCCTCACCATGGGCTGTGACTGAGCAGAACCTTCAGAACCAGTTGTTCCAGGTGCCAGTGGGTCATAAACCTGGCACCTTCCCCAAGGATCTGACCCTTAACTCCCCACCCCCATTAGATCACCCTTCGGTCAATTGGCGGACGGGCAGTTTCCATGGCTGTCACCGGAATCGGTTTGGAATCAGCTCCAAGGAGATGGAACCCCCCTATTGTCTACCTAGGCTGCCAGATAATCGGCTCAGTGTCTATGACAATGTGCCAGTACTGGTCCTTGGCAGGACAGAGGGTGTCGGGACCCTTGACAATGATCTCATCTTAGATTTTGACCATCTGATGGAAGATATGAATGAACTACAGAGGTTAGAGAGTCAGTGGGCAAAGAAGGATTCATACTTTGGGGACTTTGACTTTACCAGCTCCCCAAACATAACTGCCTCCCCTGCCCAAATCCTCCTGGAGATTACGGAGCCTTCTGGGGAGACAATCTCTGGGTCCAGGCCTGGTGGAGGGACAGAGCATCACCGTAAAAGAGACAGCCCTTGGGACTCTCCCAAATCATCATGCTCACTGAAGTCTGATACTGCCTCCTCAAACCCCTGCAG GCCCAGAAAATGGAAATGGTCAACAGAAGAAACAACCGGCCTGACCAAGTCCTTCCTGCAGGTTGAAGAACAGTCAGCTCTACAACTCAGTTATTTAAAGAGTGTGGCTATGTTAAATCTCTCTGCCATCATGGAAAAAAATCCTCTATCCAGCAAACAGGGCTGGAACTG GCCGGTTCCCAAGTTCATCAGGAAGAACAAATATTCTGATTTTAAGGGCAAGAATGTGTTTGGAGTTCCATTACTACTAGTTGTCCAGAGGACAGGCCATCCACTCCCTCCAGGCATTTTCCAAGCTATGGAGTATCTGAGAGCACAGTTCTTGGACCAG GTTGGTTTGTTCAGGAAATCAGGGGTGAAGTCTCGAATCATGTCCCTTCGGGAGATGAATGAAGCCCACCCAGACCATGTGGACTATGAAGGTCAGTCTGCCTTTGATGTAGCTGACATGGTGAAGCAGTATTTCCGTGACCTCCCGGAGCCCATCTTTACTAGCAAGATCTGTGAATCAATCCTTCATATATACCAAT aTCTACCTAAGGAAGAACAGTTTAATGCTGTGCAAGCGGCCATTCTCCTACTTCCAGATGAAAACCGAGAAGCCTTGAttatccttctcttcttcctccgaGACGTTGTAAGATTTGTGGAGGAGAACCAGATGACTCCCACCAACGTTGCAGTCTGCCTCGCCCCATCTCTTTTCCATCTCACGTCTGTCGCTTCCTTTCGGTCAGATAATCCCACATCTTCCAG GTCCAGTCAGAAGAAATACCATGTGGGCAAACCTGATCAGAGAGACCTGAGCGAGAATCTGGCTGCTACCCAGGGCCTGGCACACATGATAGCAGAATGCCACCAGCTCTTTCAG CTGCCTACAAGTTACTTGGAATCCAACAGATGCCAGAAACCCCCATTCTCTGAAAAAAGCCTGGTCAGTCACTCAGTGACATTGAGATCTTTGGAGAAGTCCATTCAGGACCTGCTTCGAGATTCCAAGGACAAGTTCCGAACCTGGGCTAGCCGCTTTTGCTTGGATAATGTGGAAGTGGCCAATAAAAAG GTGGAAGAGAACTCTCACTTACTTCTGTGGAAAGCCTCCATGGACATCCATGCTGCCCCTCAGGCTATCCTCCTTCGGGTGCTTAAAGCCCAGCTGTCCTGGGACCACACTCTGCATCAGGCTGTTGTCTTAGAAGTGCTGAATGAAGAGGCTGATATTTACCACTACACAGTGAAAAGCATGACGCCGCTCCCTCCTCAGGACTACGTGGTGCTGCG gaCCTGGAAGTCATATCCCCAGAATAATTGCTATGTTATAGCTGCAACCTCTGTATGGTGTGAAGCTGCTGAACTACATGGAGTCTTGGGAGAAGTCATCTTGTGTCAGTATCTGATTGAAATGGTGGGACCTGAAAAATCTCGAGTGACTCATATATGCAGGAAAGATACCAG AGGACGGACTTCTAAATGGTACAGGAATGTTTTCGGGCATATGTGTGCAGCTGAATTGCTCAGGTTAAAAGACTCTTTTCAGTCTTCGAACTCAGATGTCAAATAA